Below is a genomic region from Isosphaeraceae bacterium EP7.
ATCTGCGACTGCTGCTTCATCGCCTCGCCCTTGGCCGCGAGGCTGGTGATCTCGATCTCGACCTTCTTGTAGTCGGGGCTCGACGGCGCCAGCTTGGACATCTTTTCGGAGGCCAGCTTGGCGTCATTCATGATCTGCATCAGGTCGGCCTTGCGGGCCTGGACGGCCGCGGCGAACTCCTCGGAGTTGACCTTGAACTTGTCGTACTTGCGGAGGGCTTCCTCCAGGTCGATCGTGCCCAGGACCGTCACCGCAGGGGCGGGCGGTGCGGTGGCCGCGGTGGTGGCCCCGGTGGCAACCCTCTGCACCTTGGCGTCCGGCTGCTGCGCCAGGACGGGGACGACGACGAGGCAGAGGCCTCCCAAGCCCGAGCCGAGGGCCCAGGACACGCGCGCCGAGATGGACATCGATCGAACTCCTTTTCGATGCGAGAGTGCCGGGTTGTGCTTCCGGGCTGTCGTCGGCCGCCAGCGTCATCGTTGGCAGATCAAGGTGAAGGCCTTGACCGACGGCGGGGCATATCGTGTCGGAATCGGCAGAAAGGGTCAAGTCGACCCGGACGAATCGGGGGGATCGATTCGTAAGGAGTCTGTCAACGACGACACGCGGGGCGTCGCGCCCCGCGAAGTCGTTGTAACAGGCGGCCTCGATCGGCGGCTCAGCGGTTGGGCAGGCTCAGCGTGAAGTCCTGGAACTTGATCTTGCTCGGCATCGGGCCGGCGGCGGAGAAGAGGCTCTCGA
It encodes:
- a CDS encoding OmpH family outer membrane protein translates to MSISARVSWALGSGLGGLCLVVVPVLAQQPDAKVQRVATGATTAATAPPAPAVTVLGTIDLEEALRKYDKFKVNSEEFAAAVQARKADLMQIMNDAKLASEKMSKLAPSSPDYKKVEIEITSLAAKGEAMKQQSQMEFARREAESVATVYNEIQAMVARVAPYRKITHVIKTSSSPVSGSDPESVGLAMSKAMIYSDPRNDITNDVVLHLNNAYRQAGGVAPKPRAAAPGTTPAAPTAPAAGQGR